A portion of the Girardinichthys multiradiatus isolate DD_20200921_A chromosome 23, DD_fGirMul_XY1, whole genome shotgun sequence genome contains these proteins:
- the med19a gene encoding mediator of RNA polymerase II transcription subunit 19-A, with protein MTEMFSTLFGQNEAQGPTGSSSLGFGPGKPPPPIPQNQVSMPGQMPPQLVDEGPALRKSGAMNGPFYLLRELPVGNELTGNTNLITHYNLEHAYNKFCGKKVKEKLSNFLPELPGMIDCPGTQDGSSLRSLIDKPPVCGNSFSPLTGASLTGFRLHTGPLPEQYRLMHIQPPKKKSKHKHKHHRPQDPLPQETPSDSDPKKKKKKRDDDPDRKKKKKDKKKKKNRHSPDHPGLTGSQPSSNSLR; from the exons ATGACGGAAATGTTTTCCACCCTGTTCGGGCAAAATGAAGCTCAGGGACCTACCGGGTCTTCGTCCTTAGGTTTTGGACCAGGGAAGCCGCCGCCACCTATCCCGCAGAACCAAGTCTCCATGCCGGGGCAGATGCCACCACAGCTCGTGGATGAAGGGCCTGCACTGCGAAAGTCTGGAGCCATGAACGGACCTTTCTATTTACTGCGAGAGCTTCCTG TTGGAAACGAATTAACGGGGAACACCAACCTCATCACACACTACAACCTGGAACATGCCTACAACAAGTTCTGTGGGAAGAAGGTGAAGGAGAAGCTCAGCAACTTTCTGCCAGAGTTACCAG GTATGATTGACTGTCCGGGCACGCAGGACGGCAGCTCGTTACGTTCTCTCATCGACAAGCCTCCAGTGTGTGGGAACTCCTTCAGCCCGCTGACCGGTGCTTCGCTCACCGGCTTCAGACTGCACACAGGACCG CTCCCAGAACAGTACAGACTGATGCACATACAGCCTCCAAAGAAGAagagcaaacacaaacacaagcacCATCGACCACAGGACCCACTACCACAAG AAACTCCCTCAGACTCCGATcccaagaaaaagaagaagaagagggacGATGACCCAGAtcgaaagaaaaagaagaaagacaagaaaaagaagaag AACCGCCACAGTCCAGACCACCCGGGTCTCACTGGATCACAGCCCAGCAGCAACAGCCTCAGATAG